The nucleotide sequence ACGTGGTCTTGTGCTCTTGCGGCACGAAACACACGGCTTGTTCGATCTTCGGCGTATTGGTCGTCGTCGTCGCGATGCGCACCCGCACCGGGTCGCGCAGTACGCTGTTGGCCAGTTCGGCGATCGGCGGCGGGAACGTCGCCGAGAACATCACCGTTTGCCGTTCGACGGGCAGCTTCTGAACAATACGGCGCAGGTCCGGCAAGAAACCCATGTCCAACATGCGGTCGGCTTCGTCGACGACCAAGGTCTCGACGGCGTCCAGCTTAACAAAGCCTTGTTGAATCAAATCCATCAGCCGGCCAGGCGTCGCGACGAGGATTTCCACGCCACGTTGCAGGGCTCGCACTTGCGGCTCTTGTCCCACGCCGCCCATGACGACGGCCGAACGCAGGCGCAGGTGTCGTCCGTAGCAGCGCAGGCTGTCTTGAATTTGCAAAGCCAGTTCGCGCGTCGGCGCCAACAACAGGCAGCGAATCGGCGCCGGGCGGCGTTGCGGCGTCGCTTGCTCCAGCGACAGGCGATGCAGGATCGGCAGCGCGAAAGCGGCCGTTTTTCCGGTGCCCGTTTGGGCGGATGCCAGCACGTCGCGGCCGGCCAGAATGTGAGGAATCGCCTCAGCTTGAACAGGGGTGGGCGTCTCGTAGCCCTCGTCGGTCACAGCGCGCAGCACGGACTCACAGAGTCCAAAATCTCTGAAAAGCATTCCAGGTCCCTAAATGTGCAATCCAGGACCGAATGCAAAGAACGCCACTGCGTTCCCAAGAAAACCATTGGACCTGGCAAAATCCAATGGCCTACCGGCGACGGGATCAAGTCCAGCAATCATACCGCGCCGCGAAACAAAGTCCAGGCCAGCCGTCGGCGAACGCCATTTGCAGCGTAATGACCGCGTTTCTCGCGTTTTTCATCCGAATCCGACGATCGCCAGTGCCGTCTGCATTACGCAGACACCCCCACCTTCCGCGTTGGGGCTGGCCTACGCAGGAAAGCGACGACGGCAAGACGTTACTTGCGACGATTTTTCTTCTTCGCCGGCTGCACGTCCGGCGCAATGCCCATCGTCTTCCGCAACCAGGTGAGAAACAGTTCAGCGCGTTCACGCTCCGATTGGAGCAAGATGCGTTCTTCGCCGCTGACGCGGTGCTGCTTGACGATTACGGCGTAGGTGTAGGACGCCGCGCCTTCGCTGTCGACCGTGCGTTCTTCCTTGATCGTGATCTTTTTCACGTCCGCGAATCCCAAGGTGAGCGGGGCCTTGCGACCGAACGTCACCGGGAGCGTCAGGCGCTGGCCGAAGCGGTCGATGATCAGATCCGAAAGCCCCAGCCAATTCCGAAGGTACCGTCGCCCGCCGAACCAAACCGTCACGCTGAGCAAGACGGCCCAGACTCCCGCCATCACGGGTAAATTCGGTCGCATGCCCGTCAGGCAGCCGACGAGAAAGATCGCGGCGAACGACATGCCGCCGAGCGTTAGCGCCGTGACGAGCATCGCGCCATGGTCCGGCACAAACGCACGGAGTTCCACGCCATCGTCGCGGACCGGCACGCCGCCGGTGTCCTCATGCCTCGACGCGGGAACGATCGCGCGATACATCATCACCCAACCGGTCAGCATCACGAGGTTGAACGGCGTCAAAAACAACACGATGTAGAGATCAAGCCCCTCGATGCCACGCAGTAACACGGCGCGTTCCGGCTGCTCGGGATCGTAGTACACAGTGCGGCGGCTATCGGCCGGAAAGCGTTCGACGATCGCGCGGCACCAATTGCCTTGCGTCTTCATCGTGCTGTGCCGGTACTTGGTTCCCGTGAATTTCTGGCCGGCGACACGGTACTCGTAGCTCAGGTCCAGATCATAGGTGGTGTCTTCTCCGCTAGAATCAGTGACCACTTCGTTCTTGAGGATGATCCCGTCCGTCGCGGCGTAGGTATAGCTCCAGATTTGCCAAGCGGCGGAGGCAAGCATCGCCCCGTCCGCCAGGAGCGTCAGGCCGCTCCAAAACAAGATGAATGCGCCGCCAACGAGCAAGCCGACGCCCTTCGAGAACATCGAGGAGAAGGAGCGGCGCTGGCGCGGTTCTGACGACGTGTCACTCATAGGGCCGAACGATGGGATATCGACGCATGGCCGCCGCTCGATTT is from Planctomycetia bacterium and encodes:
- a CDS encoding DEAD/DEAH box helicase, translating into MLFRDFGLCESVLRAVTDEGYETPTPVQAEAIPHILAGRDVLASAQTGTGKTAAFALPILHRLSLEQATPQRRPAPIRCLLLAPTRELALQIQDSLRCYGRHLRLRSAVVMGGVGQEPQVRALQRGVEILVATPGRLMDLIQQGFVKLDAVETLVVDEADRMLDMGFLPDLRRIVQKLPVERQTVMFSATFPPPIAELANSVLRDPVRVRIATTTTNTPKIEQAVCFVPQEHKTT
- a CDS encoding DUF3592 domain-containing protein, yielding MSDTSSEPRQRRSFSSMFSKGVGLLVGGAFILFWSGLTLLADGAMLASAAWQIWSYTYAATDGIILKNEVVTDSSGEDTTYDLDLSYEYRVAGQKFTGTKYRHSTMKTQGNWCRAIVERFPADSRRTVYYDPEQPERAVLLRGIEGLDLYIVLFLTPFNLVMLTGWVMMYRAIVPASRHEDTGGVPVRDDGVELRAFVPDHGAMLVTALTLGGMSFAAIFLVGCLTGMRPNLPVMAGVWAVLLSVTVWFGGRRYLRNWLGLSDLIIDRFGQRLTLPVTFGRKAPLTLGFADVKKITIKEERTVDSEGAASYTYAVIVKQHRVSGEERILLQSERERAELFLTWLRKTMGIAPDVQPAKKKNRRK